One genomic region from Cetobacterium sp. 8H encodes:
- the hpf gene encoding ribosome hibernation-promoting factor, HPF/YfiA family, producing MKINYNTNGDLVITDAIKAHCEKNFSKLKKFFDNILTVNVTLSATKSKTGPLQRVDARVHLNGNVIKGVYTDDDLYNAIDRVTDILSKQIKKHKEKLRDNNHAVPVFSDTKKITFESSDNFITVESTKRIASITVNPRPMDVEEAILQLEALNKDFYVFTNSESGDMNIVYKKRNGDYGHVEPAHF from the coding sequence ATGAAAATAAACTATAACACTAACGGAGACCTTGTTATCACCGATGCCATCAAAGCTCATTGTGAAAAAAACTTTTCTAAATTAAAGAAGTTCTTTGATAACATTTTAACTGTTAACGTAACTTTATCTGCTACTAAATCTAAAACTGGACCTCTACAAAGAGTTGATGCTAGAGTTCACCTTAATGGGAATGTTATAAAAGGAGTTTATACAGACGATGATCTTTATAATGCGATAGATCGTGTTACAGATATTTTGTCTAAACAAATCAAAAAACACAAAGAAAAATTAAGAGATAATAATCACGCTGTCCCTGTTTTTTCTGATACTAAAAAAATAACTTTTGAATCATCTGATAACTTCATTACAGTTGAGTCTACTAAAAGGATTGCTAGTATAACAGTAAACCCTAGACCTATGGATGTAGAAGAAGCTATCTTACAATTAGAGGCTTTAAATAAAGATTTTTATGTCTTCACAAATTCAGAAAGTGGAGATATGAATATTGTTTACAAAAAAAGAAATGGAGATTATGGGCATGTAGAGCCCGCACATTTTTAA
- a CDS encoding ABC transporter permease: MNKRKTSLFFFTLSMIFFYLPLLILVAYSFNEGRSSAWQGFSLKWYKELFLYSDNIWKAFKYSLIIGIISSTTSTLIGTLGAIGLHWYNFKHKKYLKVITFLPLVIPDIILGVSLLIMFATIKLELGLTSIFIAHTTFNIPFVLFIVLSRLGEFDYSIVEAAYDLGANEMQTLKKIILPMLTPAIISGFLMSLTLSFDDFVTTFFVAGPGSSTLPLRIYSMIRLGVSPVVNALSVLLIVLSIALTLSTKSLQKYFVK, encoded by the coding sequence ATGAATAAAAGAAAAACATCTTTATTTTTCTTTACTCTGTCTATGATATTCTTTTATTTGCCGCTACTAATACTTGTAGCTTATTCATTTAATGAAGGAAGATCTAGTGCTTGGCAAGGTTTTTCTTTAAAGTGGTATAAAGAACTATTCTTATATTCAGACAATATATGGAAAGCATTTAAATATAGTTTGATTATTGGTATTATCTCTAGTACAACTTCAACACTTATAGGAACTTTAGGAGCTATTGGGCTTCATTGGTATAATTTTAAACATAAGAAATATTTAAAAGTAATAACTTTTTTACCTTTAGTTATTCCAGATATAATTCTTGGTGTTTCTCTTTTGATTATGTTTGCCACTATAAAACTTGAGTTAGGACTTACAAGTATTTTTATAGCTCATACAACATTCAATATACCTTTTGTATTATTTATTGTTTTATCAAGATTGGGAGAATTTGACTACTCAATCGTTGAAGCGGCTTATGATTTAGGAGCTAATGAAATGCAAACGTTAAAAAAGATTATTCTTCCTATGCTAACTCCAGCTATAATTTCTGGATTTTTAATGTCTTTAACGCTTTCATTTGACGACTTTGTAACTACTTTCTTTGTTGCGGGTCCAGGATCTTCTACTTTACCACTTAGAATTTATTCTATGATCAGACTTGGTGTTTCACCTGTGGTAAATGCGCTATCAGTTTTACTTATAGTTCTATCAATTGCACTTACACTTTCTACAAAAAGTTTACAAAAGTACTTTGTAAAATAG
- the rplI gene encoding 50S ribosomal protein L9 — MSKLQVILTADVAGQGRKGEIVSVSEGYARNFLLKNNKGIIATAEELKKIENKKIKDAKKAEEDKKKSIEIKSLLESKKLVINGKTGDNGKLFGAITNKEVSAEIKKEFGLDIDRKKIECTIKSLGEHKAIVKLHTEVKAEVLVVVKG, encoded by the coding sequence ATGTCAAAATTACAAGTAATATTAACAGCTGATGTAGCAGGACAAGGAAGAAAAGGAGAAATCGTAAGTGTTTCAGAAGGATATGCAAGAAACTTCCTATTAAAGAATAATAAAGGTATCATTGCAACAGCAGAAGAGTTAAAGAAAATTGAGAATAAAAAAATCAAAGATGCAAAAAAAGCTGAAGAAGATAAGAAAAAATCGATTGAGATTAAATCTTTATTAGAATCTAAAAAATTAGTTATAAATGGAAAAACAGGAGATAATGGAAAGTTATTTGGAGCAATTACAAATAAAGAGGTTTCTGCTGAAATTAAAAAAGAATTTGGTTTAGATATTGATAGAAAAAAAATAGAGTGCACTATTAAAAGCTTAGGAGAGCATAAAGCAATCGTAAAATTACATACAGAAGTAAAAGCTGAGGTTTTAGTAGTAGTAAAAGGATAG
- a CDS encoding ABC transporter ATP-binding protein, which yields MKKTDIKIVDIKKSFDGVDVLKNINLEIKDGEFFSILGPSGCGKTTLLRMIAGFISPDSGAIYLGDKDIVNLAPNKRNVNTIFQKYALFPHLTVYENVAFPLRLKKIDEATIDAEVKKFVDLVDLKDHIYKKPNQLSGGQQQRVSIARALINKPGVLLLDEPLSALDAKLRQNLLIELDNIHDEVGITFIFITHDQQEALSISDRIAVMNKGEVLQVGTPAEVYEAPADSFVADFIGENNFFNGEIIEIFDETYAKLKTEKLGELVFELDKPAKVGDKVQVSIRPEKIRVSKHVPTGLSEKYNVLKVYVDELIYSGFQSKYFVWVNGDKNLLFKAFKQHAVYFDEDDNDTIHWDEDAYISWHADDSFLVEVM from the coding sequence TTGAAAAAAACAGATATTAAGATTGTCGACATCAAAAAAAGTTTTGACGGTGTTGATGTTTTAAAAAATATTAACTTAGAAATAAAGGACGGAGAGTTTTTTTCTATTTTAGGACCATCTGGTTGTGGTAAAACTACACTTTTAAGAATGATAGCAGGATTTATTTCTCCTGATAGTGGTGCAATCTATCTTGGAGATAAAGATATAGTTAATCTGGCCCCAAATAAGAGAAACGTTAATACAATATTTCAAAAATATGCATTATTTCCGCATCTGACAGTTTATGAAAACGTAGCTTTTCCACTTAGATTAAAAAAAATAGATGAAGCTACTATCGATGCTGAGGTTAAAAAATTTGTAGATTTAGTTGATTTAAAAGATCATATCTATAAAAAACCTAACCAACTTTCTGGTGGTCAACAACAGAGAGTCTCAATTGCTAGAGCACTTATAAATAAACCTGGGGTTCTACTACTTGATGAGCCTTTATCAGCTCTTGATGCTAAATTAAGACAAAATCTTCTTATTGAGTTAGATAATATCCATGATGAAGTTGGAATAACATTTATCTTTATTACTCATGATCAGCAAGAAGCACTATCAATTTCAGATAGAATTGCAGTTATGAACAAAGGAGAAGTACTCCAAGTTGGAACTCCTGCTGAAGTTTATGAAGCTCCTGCCGACTCTTTTGTTGCCGACTTTATCGGAGAAAATAACTTTTTCAACGGAGAAATTATAGAAATTTTTGACGAAACATATGCAAAATTAAAAACTGAAAAATTAGGTGAATTAGTATTTGAACTGGATAAACCTGCTAAAGTAGGGGATAAAGTTCAAGTTTCTATTAGACCTGAAAAAATAAGAGTTTCTAAACATGTACCAACTGGACTTTCTGAAAAATATAATGTTTTAAAAGTTTATGTTGATGAACTTATCTATTCAGGATTCCAAAGTAAATACTTCGTTTGGGTCAATGGAGATAAAAACCTTTTATTTAAGGCTTTTAAACAGCATGCTGTTTATTTTGATGAGGATGATAATGATACAATACACTGGGATGAGGATGCTTATATTTCTTGGCATGCCGATGATAGTTTCTTAGTAGAGGTGATGTAA
- a CDS encoding ABC transporter permease, which produces MSIFFVIPMLIVLTYAFLTKGTYGGVQMIFTLKNFNVFFDPIFLKVLFRTIYISVIVTFFTVALAIPTAYYIARSKYKQELLILVIIPFWTNFLIRIYAWISILGSNGFLNTILIKLGIIETPLKLLYNTGSVVLITVYTSLPFAILPLYAIIEKFDFALVEAARDLGATNRQAFFKVFLPNIKSGIVTAVLFTFIPAMGSYAVPRLVGGTQATMLGNIIAQHLTVTRNWPLASAISAMLILVTSVALLIFMRSEKKSKEVSDE; this is translated from the coding sequence ATGTCTATTTTTTTTGTTATTCCTATGTTGATTGTTTTAACATATGCATTCCTAACTAAAGGAACTTATGGTGGAGTTCAAATGATTTTTACTTTAAAAAACTTCAATGTATTTTTTGATCCTATATTTTTAAAAGTTTTATTTAGAACTATTTATATATCCGTTATAGTTACCTTTTTTACTGTGGCTTTAGCTATTCCTACAGCTTACTATATCGCTCGATCAAAATATAAACAAGAACTATTAATTCTAGTTATTATTCCATTCTGGACTAATTTCCTGATTAGAATTTATGCTTGGATTTCAATCCTTGGTTCTAATGGTTTTTTAAATACAATCCTTATAAAATTAGGAATTATTGAAACTCCTTTAAAACTTCTTTATAATACTGGTTCAGTTGTTTTAATAACAGTTTATACAAGTTTACCTTTTGCTATTCTTCCATTATATGCAATCATTGAAAAATTTGATTTTGCATTAGTTGAAGCTGCCAGAGATTTAGGAGCTACTAATAGACAGGCTTTTTTCAAAGTATTTTTACCTAATATAAAATCTGGTATTGTTACTGCTGTTCTATTTACATTTATCCCTGCTATGGGATCTTATGCAGTTCCAAGACTTGTAGGTGGAACACAAGCTACCATGTTAGGTAACATAATAGCTCAACATCTAACTGTAACAAGAAACTGGCCTTTAGCTTCTGCTATATCAGCCATGTTAATCTTAGTTACATCTGTCGCTCTTCTTATTTTTATGAGGAGTGAAAAAAAATCTAAGGAGGTTAGTGATGAATAA
- the dnaB gene encoding replicative DNA helicase, which yields MEDIEKLRKIPSSLEAERSVLGGIFLKPDIFSEVIEIVHSGDFYKMAHKIIFEVMQEVYGSGETIDPIIVMDRLKRRDKFDDIGGEAIFYEIIEEVPTAANILTYARIIKEKATLRKLGDIGTKIVEMTYEGYEDVDTILDKAEGMIFKVAESKESKDIVSLKEVVTNEFERLEQLLQNKGVTTGISTGFKHFDEMTSGFHPSDLVILAARPSMGKTAFALNLALNAAMKSGKGVLVFSLEMSSSQLLQRLLAIEAGIGLQKIRNGFLGEDDWGKLGIASGKLANAEINIADVPNVNVLEIRSIARRLKAAGKLDIIVIDYLQLIKGSSGKSDNRQQEISDISRSLKGIARELDIPIIALSQLSRAPEQRADRRPMLSDLRESGAIEQDADMVVFLYRDDYYNDESEQKGITEVIIGKQRNGPVGTVSLRFFHEITKFADYTTKVE from the coding sequence ATGGAAGATATAGAAAAACTGAGAAAAATTCCAAGTAGCTTAGAAGCTGAGAGATCAGTTCTAGGAGGTATATTTTTAAAGCCAGATATATTTAGTGAAGTTATAGAGATTGTTCACTCAGGCGATTTTTATAAAATGGCTCATAAAATAATTTTTGAAGTGATGCAAGAAGTTTATGGTTCTGGAGAGACAATTGACCCAATCATTGTCATGGATCGTTTAAAAAGAAGAGATAAGTTTGATGATATTGGTGGAGAAGCTATTTTTTATGAAATAATAGAAGAGGTTCCTACTGCTGCAAATATCTTAACTTATGCAAGAATTATAAAAGAAAAGGCAACTCTTAGAAAATTAGGAGATATTGGAACTAAAATAGTTGAAATGACTTATGAAGGTTATGAGGATGTTGATACAATTTTAGATAAAGCTGAAGGAATGATTTTTAAAGTTGCTGAAAGTAAAGAATCAAAAGATATAGTTAGTCTAAAAGAAGTTGTGACAAATGAATTTGAAAGATTAGAACAACTTTTACAAAATAAAGGAGTTACTACTGGAATTTCAACTGGATTTAAACATTTTGATGAGATGACAAGTGGATTCCACCCATCAGACTTGGTAATACTAGCAGCTAGACCATCTATGGGAAAAACTGCCTTTGCTCTTAATCTAGCTTTAAATGCAGCTATGAAAAGTGGTAAAGGAGTTTTAGTTTTCAGTTTGGAGATGTCTAGTTCTCAACTATTACAAAGATTATTAGCTATAGAAGCGGGAATAGGGCTTCAAAAAATAAGAAATGGATTTTTAGGTGAAGATGACTGGGGTAAGCTAGGAATTGCCAGTGGAAAATTAGCAAATGCTGAAATCAATATAGCAGATGTTCCAAATGTTAATGTTTTAGAGATAAGATCAATAGCTAGAAGACTTAAAGCTGCTGGAAAATTAGATATTATTGTAATAGACTATCTTCAATTAATAAAAGGTAGTAGTGGTAAATCAGATAATAGACAACAAGAAATCTCAGATATATCTAGATCATTAAAAGGTATAGCTAGAGAGTTGGATATACCAATAATTGCCCTATCTCAGTTATCGCGTGCTCCTGAGCAAAGAGCGGATAGAAGACCAATGCTATCTGACTTAAGAGAATCTGGAGCAATTGAGCAAGATGCTGACATGGTTGTATTTTTATATAGAGATGATTATTATAATGATGAAAGTGAACAAAAAGGTATAACGGAAGTTATTATTGGAAAACAAAGAAATGGACCAGTTGGAACTGTAAGTTTAAGATTCTTCCATGAGATTACAAAATTTGCAGATTATACAACTAAAGTAGAGTAG
- a CDS encoding sigma-54 dependent transcriptional regulator has product MTLLGFRLENELKDELESNFENELRFAENITSFMELLKERKYEAIVIDETNLQQDALVNLVRKIIETHKRSVIVILGETSNLKLVAGAIKAGAYDYILKPISPKEINKILEKAVKDHKLLAERVDKNKNTGDKLIGQTKEIVEVYKMIGRVSNSRVPVLVVGEKGTGKSSVAMAIHQFSDWSNKAFLSLNCTSFQNDLLERKLFGYEKGAFEGAAFSQIGDLEKANGGTLHLGNIESLSLDMQSKILYLLQEGEFFRMGGSEPVKIDVRIIATTSENLEELINKKLFIDELYNKLKILEINIPPLRDRKDDIPFIIDHYLVGCNDELHKSVKGVSKPAMKKIMRYDWPGNVNELKNAIKSAVALCRGSSILVEELPGNVTGNKISKRKGDNQTWILSDWIEGELLGLKNNKQNNYYGIVISKVEKELIRQVLEITSGKKVETAELLGITRNTLRTKMNNYGLE; this is encoded by the coding sequence TTGACTCTTTTAGGATTTAGATTAGAAAACGAATTAAAGGATGAGTTAGAAAGTAATTTTGAAAATGAATTGAGATTTGCTGAAAACATAACATCTTTTATGGAGCTATTAAAAGAAAGAAAATATGAGGCAATAGTTATTGATGAAACGAATTTACAGCAGGATGCACTTGTAAATTTGGTTAGAAAAATTATTGAAACTCATAAAAGGTCAGTTATTGTTATATTAGGGGAAACTTCAAATTTGAAATTAGTTGCAGGAGCTATAAAGGCAGGAGCATATGACTATATATTAAAGCCAATTAGTCCAAAAGAAATTAATAAAATTTTAGAAAAGGCAGTAAAAGACCATAAACTTTTAGCTGAAAGAGTAGATAAGAATAAAAATACTGGTGATAAACTTATAGGACAAACAAAAGAAATTGTAGAAGTTTATAAAATGATTGGAAGAGTTTCCAATAGTAGAGTTCCAGTATTAGTAGTTGGAGAAAAAGGAACAGGAAAAAGTAGTGTTGCAATGGCAATACATCAATTCAGTGATTGGAGCAATAAAGCTTTCTTAAGTTTAAATTGTACTTCATTCCAAAATGATTTATTAGAAAGAAAACTATTTGGTTATGAAAAAGGAGCTTTTGAAGGGGCCGCTTTTTCACAGATAGGAGATTTAGAGAAGGCTAATGGTGGAACACTACATTTAGGAAATATTGAATCTTTAAGTTTAGATATGCAGTCAAAGATTTTATATCTTCTTCAAGAGGGAGAGTTCTTCAGAATGGGTGGATCGGAACCTGTAAAGATTGATGTTAGAATTATAGCAACAACAAGTGAAAATCTAGAAGAACTTATTAATAAGAAATTGTTCATTGATGAGTTATATAATAAATTAAAAATTTTAGAGATTAATATTCCACCATTAAGAGATAGAAAAGATGATATTCCTTTTATAATAGATCACTATCTAGTTGGATGCAATGATGAACTACACAAATCAGTAAAAGGTGTAAGTAAGCCAGCAATGAAAAAGATCATGAGATATGATTGGCCTGGAAATGTTAATGAGTTAAAAAATGCAATTAAATCTGCAGTTGCTCTTTGTAGAGGAAGTTCAATATTAGTGGAAGAGTTACCTGGAAATGTTACAGGAAATAAAATCTCAAAAAGAAAAGGGGATAATCAAACTTGGATACTAAGCGATTGGATTGAAGGAGAGCTTTTAGGTTTAAAAAATAATAAACAGAATAATTATTATGGAATCGTAATATCTAAAGTAGAAAAAGAACTGATTCGTCAAGTGTTAGAAATTACAAGTGGTAAAAAAGTAGAAACAGCTGAATTACTTGGAATTACTAGAAATACATTAAGAACGAAGATGAATAACTATGGCTTAGAGTAA
- the dnaX gene encoding DNA polymerase III subunit gamma/tau, producing MHITLYRKYRPKGFDEIAGEQEIVQTLKNSLKTNRLAHAYLFTGPRGVGKTSIARLMAKGLNCLKNGITDTPCNECENCLEIAAGNFLDLIEIDAASNRGIDEIRQLKEKINYSPTKGRKKVYIIDEVHMLTKEAFNALLKTLEEPPEHVLFILATTEPDKILPTIISRCQRYDFKTVNYKDMREHLVFIIDNEGYSIDEESLMAIYESSGGSMRDSISILERLIINTENKEITIEKTEDVLGITPVKIIDKFIEIIDNKNQSEGIELLEDIWKNSIDIELFFKDLAKRSKDRMLKGDLKVEKGLKIIDTVYEVLSKFRYEEDKKLVGYVVLNKLTEINIQKEIVIEKVIEKIQEPSIKDFTGTEDIFVGEIQETITLNFDDIRKSWDIIINEAKKVKLTFGAFLVKAYPKDFRENTMIVGFQNDQSFAKSMMESEPYRSLFLDVVRKVLNAKVMVKYELQEVKNKEKVTGDDFSKKIIDFFGGEII from the coding sequence ATGCATATAACATTATATAGAAAATATAGACCTAAAGGATTCGATGAAATAGCGGGAGAGCAAGAGATTGTTCAGACGTTAAAGAACTCTTTAAAAACTAATAGATTAGCACATGCTTATCTTTTTACAGGACCTCGTGGGGTTGGTAAAACCTCTATAGCTAGACTTATGGCTAAAGGTTTAAATTGCTTGAAAAACGGAATCACAGATACTCCTTGCAATGAGTGTGAAAATTGTTTAGAGATAGCTGCAGGAAATTTTCTAGATTTAATAGAGATAGACGCTGCTTCAAACAGAGGAATAGATGAAATAAGACAATTAAAAGAGAAAATAAACTACAGTCCTACTAAAGGAAGAAAAAAAGTTTATATAATAGATGAAGTTCATATGTTAACAAAAGAGGCTTTCAATGCACTTTTAAAAACACTAGAAGAGCCTCCTGAGCATGTTCTTTTTATTCTAGCTACTACTGAGCCTGATAAAATATTACCAACAATAATCTCAAGATGTCAAAGGTATGATTTTAAAACAGTTAATTATAAAGATATGCGAGAGCACCTAGTTTTTATAATTGACAATGAAGGTTATTCAATAGATGAAGAGAGTTTAATGGCTATTTATGAAAGTTCTGGTGGAAGTATGAGAGATTCTATCTCAATCTTGGAAAGATTGATCATAAATACAGAGAATAAAGAGATCACTATAGAGAAAACAGAAGATGTCTTAGGAATAACACCAGTAAAAATTATAGATAAGTTTATTGAAATTATAGACAATAAAAATCAGAGTGAAGGGATAGAGTTATTAGAAGATATATGGAAAAACTCTATAGATATAGAACTGTTTTTTAAAGATTTGGCAAAAAGATCTAAAGATCGTATGTTAAAAGGTGATTTGAAGGTTGAAAAAGGTCTTAAAATAATAGATACAGTATATGAGGTTTTATCTAAATTTCGTTATGAAGAGGATAAAAAATTAGTTGGATATGTTGTTTTAAATAAATTAACTGAAATCAATATTCAAAAAGAAATTGTTATAGAAAAAGTAATTGAAAAAATTCAAGAGCCCTCTATAAAAGATTTTACAGGTACAGAAGATATTTTTGTAGGAGAAATACAAGAGACTATTACTTTAAATTTTGATGATATAAGAAAATCTTGGGATATAATAATAAACGAAGCTAAAAAAGTAAAATTAACTTTTGGAGCATTTTTAGTTAAGGCATATCCTAAAGATTTCAGAGAAAATACAATGATAGTTGGATTTCAAAATGACCAAAGCTTTGCTAAGAGTATGATGGAGTCTGAGCCATATAGGAGCTTATTCTTAGATGTTGTTAGAAAAGTTTTAAATGCAAAAGTGATGGTAAAATATGAACTACAAGAAGTGAAAAATAAGGAAAAAGTAACAGGAGATGATTTTTCTAAAAAAATAATAGATTTTTTTGGAGGAGAGATAATTTAA
- a CDS encoding peptidylprolyl isomerase, whose translation MKKFIKLLFLLVFIGVVGGCSSTTRTQAVKYNDIRATFVTSQGDISFYLYPEAAPITVANFINLAKRGFYDNTKIHRAVENFVVQGGDPTGRGDGGPGYAIPDEFSKWLDFYQPGILAMANTGPETGGSQFFFTLYPADWLNNKHTIFGEFIEEKDFNNIKKLEVGDVIKEIKFTGDVDLFLSLHKDQVEEWNKTLDKNFPNLKKYPIKDKSEFSGEVQAYYDELKGIYTKKDNKNTEEKEWAIPRFIRATEKKIKEIND comes from the coding sequence ATGAAAAAATTCATTAAATTACTATTCCTTTTAGTATTTATAGGAGTTGTTGGAGGTTGTTCATCAACCACTAGAACACAGGCGGTAAAATATAACGACATTAGAGCTACTTTTGTGACGTCTCAAGGAGATATTAGTTTCTATCTTTACCCAGAGGCTGCTCCAATTACAGTAGCAAATTTTATAAACCTTGCTAAAAGAGGATTCTATGATAATACTAAAATTCATAGAGCTGTTGAGAATTTTGTAGTTCAAGGTGGAGACCCTACTGGAAGAGGCGATGGTGGCCCAGGATATGCTATTCCTGACGAGTTCTCTAAATGGCTAGACTTCTATCAACCAGGTATATTAGCTATGGCAAATACTGGTCCTGAAACGGGTGGATCACAGTTTTTCTTTACACTATATCCTGCTGATTGGCTAAATAATAAACATACAATTTTTGGAGAGTTCATTGAAGAAAAAGACTTTAATAATATTAAAAAATTAGAAGTTGGAGATGTTATTAAAGAGATTAAATTTACAGGAGATGTTGATCTTTTCCTTTCTCTTCACAAAGATCAAGTTGAAGAATGGAATAAGACTCTAGATAAAAATTTCCCTAACTTAAAAAAATATCCTATAAAAGATAAAAGTGAATTTAGTGGAGAAGTTCAAGCTTATTATGATGAATTAAAAGGTATTTATACAAAAAAAGATAACAAAAATACTGAAGAAAAGGAATGGGCTATTCCTAGATTTATAAGAGCTACTGAAAAAAAAATAAAAGAAATTAATGACTAA
- a CDS encoding U32 family peptidase — MKRAELLAPAGNMEKLKMAFHYGADAVFLGGKMFNLRAGSHNFNDEELKEAVEYAHSMEKRVYVALNIIPHNNELELLPDYVKYLEEIGVDGVIVADLGVFQVVKENTNLNISVSTQASNTNWRSVKMWKDLGAKRVVLAREISLDNIAEIRAKVPDIELEVFVHGAMCMSISGRCLLSNYMTGRDANRGDCAQSCRWKYNLVEETRPNEYMPVYEDERGTYIFNSKDLCTIEIIDKILDLGVDSLKIEGRMKGIYYVSNAVKVYKEALNKYYSGNYEYDPAWMEEIQSTSNRSYTQGFYHGQPGEDANNYNDRNSYSQTHQLVAKIEEKIGENEYVLGIRNRVLSGENLEIITTSGKPREIIMPKMTLITKSGEEEVEAANPNSVVKVIIEGGFEEMDMIRRVKKS, encoded by the coding sequence ATGAAAAGAGCAGAATTATTAGCTCCAGCAGGAAATATGGAAAAGTTAAAAATGGCTTTCCACTATGGAGCAGATGCAGTATTTTTAGGTGGAAAAATGTTCAACCTAAGAGCTGGAAGTCATAACTTTAACGATGAAGAATTAAAAGAGGCTGTTGAATATGCACATTCAATGGAAAAGAGAGTTTATGTAGCATTAAATATAATACCTCATAATAACGAGTTAGAGTTATTGCCAGATTATGTTAAATATTTAGAAGAGATCGGTGTTGACGGAGTTATTGTTGCTGATTTAGGAGTATTTCAAGTAGTAAAAGAAAATACAAATTTAAATATAAGTGTGAGTACACAGGCAAGTAATACAAACTGGCGTTCAGTAAAAATGTGGAAAGATTTGGGTGCAAAAAGAGTTGTATTAGCAAGAGAAATATCATTAGATAATATTGCAGAAATAAGAGCTAAAGTACCTGATATTGAACTAGAAGTATTTGTACATGGAGCTATGTGTATGTCAATATCTGGAAGATGTTTGTTAAGTAACTATATGACTGGAAGAGATGCTAATAGAGGAGATTGTGCTCAGTCTTGCAGATGGAAGTATAACCTAGTTGAAGAGACAAGACCAAATGAATATATGCCTGTTTATGAAGATGAAAGAGGAACATATATATTTAACTCAAAAGATCTTTGTACAATAGAGATTATTGATAAAATTCTTGATTTAGGTGTAGATTCATTAAAAATTGAAGGAAGAATGAAAGGTATTTATTATGTATCGAATGCTGTAAAAGTTTATAAAGAGGCATTAAATAAATATTATTCAGGAAATTATGAATATGATCCTGCTTGGATGGAAGAGATACAATCAACATCAAATAGATCTTATACTCAAGGATTCTATCACGGACAGCCAGGAGAAGATGCAAATAATTATAATGACAGAAATTCTTACAGCCAAACACATCAATTAGTTGCAAAAATTGAAGAAAAAATAGGAGAGAATGAATATGTTCTAGGAATTAGAAACAGAGTTCTTTCAGGAGAAAACTTAGAGATTATAACTACTTCAGGAAAACCTAGAGAAATTATAATGCCTAAGATGACTTTAATCACAAAGTCAGGTGAAGAAGAAGTTGAAGCAGCAAATCCGAACTCAGTAGTAAAAGTTATTATTGAAGGTGGATTTGAAGAGATGGATATGATTAGAAGAGTTAAAAAATCATAA